The Acidobacteriota bacterium genome includes a window with the following:
- a CDS encoding NADH:ubiquinone reductase (Na(+)-transporting) subunit D, with translation MMNANQKNALLNPLFNDNPIAAQVLGICSALAVTTKLETSVVMSIAVIAVLSISNLSVSLIRNLIPSSIRIIVQLTIIASLVIVTDQVLQAFFFDISKQLSVFVGLIITNCIVMGRAEAFAMQNPPFESLLDGLGNGFGYSLILIMVGFFRELIGAGKLFGYQVLPLVTEGGWYQPNGLFVLAPGAFFIIGILIWLLRTWKPELQED, from the coding sequence ATCATGAACGCGAATCAGAAGAACGCGCTTCTCAATCCCCTTTTCAACGACAACCCGATTGCCGCTCAGGTGCTCGGCATCTGCTCGGCGTTGGCGGTCACTACAAAACTCGAAACCTCAGTGGTGATGTCGATTGCGGTGATCGCGGTGCTGTCGATTTCGAACCTATCGGTGTCGTTGATCCGCAACCTGATTCCGTCTTCGATCCGCATCATCGTCCAGTTGACGATCATCGCTTCATTGGTCATCGTCACCGATCAGGTATTGCAGGCCTTCTTCTTTGACATTTCGAAGCAGCTGTCAGTCTTTGTCGGGCTGATCATCACCAACTGCATCGTCATGGGTCGCGCCGAGGCCTTTGCCATGCAGAACCCGCCTTTCGAAAGCCTGCTCGATGGTCTCGGCAACGGTTTCGGATACAGCCTGATTCTGATCATGGTCGGCTTCTTCCGCGAGCTGATCGGCGCCGGCAAGCTCTTCGGTTATCAGGTTCTGCCACTGGTCACGGAGGGAGGTTGGTACCAGCCGAATGGTCTCTTCGTGCTGGCTCCAGGTGCTTTCTTCATCATCGGGATTCTGATTTGGTTGCTCCGCACCTGGAAGCCTGAGCTGCAGGAGGACTGA
- the nqrE gene encoding NADH:ubiquinone reductase (Na(+)-transporting) subunit E yields MLEHYLSLAVKAIFVENMALAFFLGMCSFLAVSKKVDTSLGLGAAVTFVLTVTTPLNNLVYNYLLKEGALTWLNPAWSTVDLSFVRFLAFIGSIAASVQVVEMALDRYAPKLYAALGVFLPLIAVNCAILGGSLFMVERDYTLAESAVFGFGSGFGFLLAIVALAAIREKMVYSDVPAPLRGLGITFLVTGLMAIGFMAFAGIQL; encoded by the coding sequence ATGTTGGAACACTACCTCAGCCTGGCCGTCAAAGCGATCTTCGTCGAGAACATGGCGCTCGCTTTCTTTCTTGGCATGTGCTCCTTCCTCGCGGTTTCGAAGAAGGTCGACACATCGCTCGGCCTGGGTGCCGCAGTCACCTTCGTGTTGACCGTGACCACACCGTTGAACAATCTCGTGTACAACTACCTGCTGAAAGAGGGCGCGCTGACCTGGCTGAACCCGGCATGGTCCACCGTCGATCTCAGCTTCGTCCGATTCCTCGCCTTCATCGGCTCCATAGCTGCCTCGGTGCAGGTCGTGGAGATGGCCCTCGATCGCTACGCTCCCAAGCTCTATGCGGCGCTCGGTGTATTTCTCCCGTTGATCGCCGTCAATTGCGCCATCCTCGGCGGCTCCTTGTTCATGGTCGAGCGCGATTACACGCTCGCCGAGAGCGCAGTCTTCGGGTTTGGTTCCGGCTTCGGTTTTCTTCTCGCGATCGTCGCCCTGGCCGCGATCCGCGAAAAGATGGTCTACTCCGATGTTCCGGCTCCGCTGCGCGGGCTGGGAATCACCTTTCTTGTCACGGGACTGATGGCGATCGGCTTCATGGCGTTTGCCGGGATCCAGTTGTAG
- the nqrF gene encoding NADH:ubiquinone reductase (Na(+)-transporting) subunit F yields the protein MLTIILGVAVFVLVIVALVVVLMVAKSKLVAAGEVTITVNEDPDKAISTNAGDTLLNTLAAQKIYIPSACGGKGTCGVCKVSVLDGGGALLPTETSHVSRGEAREGVRLSCQVKVKQDMKIEVEPEIFDVRKWQCRVRSNRNVATFIKEIVLELPEGEEVPFRAGGYIQIECPPHVVKYADFEIEDEYRGDWDKYDMWQFVSKVEEDVTRAYSMANYPGEEGIIMLNVRIASPPPNMPKVPPGKMSSFIFNLEPGDEVTISGPFGEFFARETDNEMVFIGGGAGMAPMRSHIFDQFKRIRTDRKVSFWYGARSLREAFYQDDFDEIAAENDNFEWHLALSDPLPEDDWDGDTGFIHQVVYEKYLKNHPAPEDVEYYMCGPPMMNQACINMLLDLGVEPENIMLDDFGE from the coding sequence ATGCTGACTATCATCCTCGGAGTTGCGGTGTTCGTTCTGGTGATCGTCGCCTTGGTGGTGGTTTTGATGGTGGCCAAATCGAAGCTGGTGGCGGCGGGCGAAGTCACCATCACTGTCAACGAAGACCCGGACAAGGCGATCAGCACGAATGCCGGAGACACGCTGCTCAACACCCTCGCGGCGCAGAAGATCTACATTCCGTCGGCCTGCGGGGGAAAAGGAACCTGCGGAGTGTGCAAGGTCTCGGTATTGGACGGCGGGGGTGCGCTGCTGCCAACTGAAACCTCCCATGTCAGTCGTGGAGAGGCCCGCGAAGGGGTGCGGCTTTCCTGCCAGGTCAAGGTCAAGCAGGACATGAAGATCGAGGTCGAACCGGAGATCTTCGATGTCCGAAAGTGGCAATGTCGAGTTCGATCGAACAGAAATGTCGCGACCTTCATCAAGGAGATCGTGCTCGAGCTTCCAGAGGGAGAGGAAGTGCCCTTCCGCGCCGGCGGATACATCCAGATTGAATGTCCCCCGCACGTCGTCAAGTACGCCGATTTCGAGATTGAAGACGAGTACCGCGGCGACTGGGACAAGTACGACATGTGGCAGTTCGTGTCCAAGGTAGAAGAAGATGTGACCCGTGCGTATTCGATGGCCAACTACCCGGGCGAGGAGGGCATCATCATGCTCAACGTGCGGATCGCCTCGCCGCCGCCGAACATGCCGAAGGTTCCGCCGGGCAAGATGTCGTCATTCATCTTCAACCTCGAGCCGGGCGACGAAGTCACCATTTCGGGTCCCTTCGGGGAGTTTTTTGCCAGGGAAACAGACAATGAAATGGTGTTCATCGGCGGGGGAGCCGGCATGGCGCCAATGCGCTCCCACATTTTCGACCAGTTCAAGAGGATCCGGACTGACCGCAAGGTGTCTTTCTGGTACGGAGCGAGAAGTCTCCGAGAGGCCTTTTACCAGGACGACTTCGACGAGATCGCGGCTGAAAACGACAATTTCGAGTGGCACCTCGCGCTTTCGGATCCGTTGCCCGAAGACGACTGGGATGGCGATACCGGGTTCATTCACCAGGTCGTGTACGAGAAGTACCTCAAGAACCACCCGGCCCCGGAAGACGTTGAATACTATATGTGTGGACCGCCGATGATGAATCAGGCGTGCATCAACATGCTGCTCGATCTCGGGGTCGAGCCTGAGAACATCATGCTCGACGACTTCGGCGAGTAA
- a CDS encoding FAD:protein FMN transferase has protein sequence MGTTFTIKVVTDELTDEDRVRIERAVRRVMDQIDETMSTYRPESEIEAFNRSGTELFQASPGFLEVVTEAQRISRLTGGAFDITVGALVDIWGFGPSGAADPPSDEKLQELVAITGYEQLEVDTEGGTLRKARVDCRIDLSAIAKGYAADRVSATLVQQGLPDHMVEIGGEVCARGRNGNGEAWKIGIERPSAGGRAVHLAVNLADLSLATSGDYRNYYERDGVRISHTIDPRTGRPITHNLASVSVINSSCMTADALATALGVLGPYQGFELAERHDIPALFLIRVGDGVFEERQTRVWSALTKNVQGS, from the coding sequence ATGGGGACCACGTTCACCATCAAGGTTGTCACCGACGAGTTGACTGACGAGGATCGTGTACGCATCGAGAGAGCCGTGCGGCGGGTGATGGACCAGATTGATGAAACCATGTCCACCTACCGTCCGGAGTCCGAAATCGAGGCGTTCAACCGCAGTGGAACGGAGCTGTTTCAGGCGTCCCCCGGATTTCTCGAGGTGGTCACAGAGGCGCAACGCATTTCTCGGCTCACGGGAGGCGCGTTCGATATCACCGTCGGTGCGCTGGTGGACATCTGGGGATTCGGGCCCTCCGGCGCGGCCGACCCCCCGAGCGACGAGAAGCTCCAGGAACTGGTGGCGATCACCGGCTACGAACAGCTTGAGGTCGATACGGAAGGTGGGACGCTACGAAAGGCCAGGGTCGACTGTCGCATCGATCTCTCCGCGATTGCCAAGGGATATGCCGCCGATAGGGTTTCGGCCACCCTCGTGCAGCAGGGACTGCCCGATCACATGGTGGAAATCGGCGGCGAGGTGTGCGCACGAGGTCGGAATGGCAACGGGGAAGCGTGGAAGATCGGAATCGAACGGCCATCCGCCGGTGGTAGGGCTGTGCATCTGGCCGTCAACCTCGCCGACCTATCGCTGGCGACGTCGGGCGATTACCGCAACTACTACGAGCGCGACGGGGTCCGCATTTCTCACACCATTGATCCGCGCACAGGTCGGCCAATAACCCACAATTTGGCGTCGGTCTCAGTGATCAATTCGAGCTGCATGACCGCTGACGCGTTAGCGACGGCGCTCGGCGTGCTCGGGCCTTACCAGGGCTTTGAACTTGCTGAGCGGCACGACATTCCGGCGCTGTTCTTGATTCGGGTCGGTGACGGCGTCTTCGAGGAGAGGCAGACACGTGTGTGGTCTGCCTTGACCAAGAATGTTCAGGGCTCCTGA
- the dusB gene encoding tRNA dihydrouridine synthase DusB, whose product MLCSMPIPTVHIGPIEVTPPVVLAPMAGVTNFPFRALCRRFGAGLCISEMITARPLVEGREKTLKLADFGPDESPRSLQLYGVDPKYVGEAVLRLVGEGRVDHLDLNFGCPVRKVTRKGGGAAIPAKPRLLASIVRAAVQAAGEIPVTIKFRLGIDDQHLDFLESGRIAEAEGCAGVTLHARTAAQLYDGHARWEAIGELKRSLSSIPVFGNGDIWVADDALRMVRETGCDGVAVGRGCLGRPWLFRELADAFAGREPHSPPTFGEVADVMVEHARMLVDCFGEHQAMLSFRKHGGWYTRGFRSSARLRDRLMRVTSVSELKGVLATIDRNEPFTEKGHLVRRGKRSGTQKVILPEGFWDDLDDPSPPDAEDVVSGG is encoded by the coding sequence ATGCTCTGTTCTATGCCGATCCCCACGGTCCACATCGGCCCGATCGAGGTCACCCCTCCCGTCGTCCTGGCGCCAATGGCCGGGGTCACGAATTTCCCGTTTCGGGCACTTTGCAGACGGTTCGGGGCGGGCCTCTGCATCAGCGAAATGATCACCGCGAGACCGCTCGTCGAGGGAAGAGAGAAGACTCTCAAGCTGGCTGATTTCGGTCCCGATGAAAGCCCCCGGAGCCTCCAACTTTACGGGGTCGATCCCAAATACGTCGGCGAGGCGGTGCTGCGCCTCGTCGGCGAGGGACGGGTCGACCACCTCGATCTCAATTTCGGCTGTCCGGTGCGAAAGGTGACCCGCAAGGGCGGCGGGGCAGCCATTCCGGCCAAACCGCGGCTCCTGGCTTCCATCGTCCGAGCAGCGGTGCAGGCGGCCGGCGAAATCCCGGTCACAATCAAGTTCAGATTGGGAATCGACGACCAGCATCTCGATTTTCTCGAATCCGGCCGAATCGCTGAGGCAGAGGGTTGCGCCGGAGTCACCTTGCACGCGCGAACCGCTGCGCAGCTCTACGACGGCCACGCGCGTTGGGAAGCCATCGGCGAACTCAAGCGAAGCCTGTCGTCAATACCCGTCTTTGGAAACGGCGACATCTGGGTGGCGGATGACGCCCTGCGTATGGTGCGTGAAACCGGCTGTGACGGCGTCGCGGTCGGCCGCGGATGTCTCGGGCGGCCATGGTTATTCCGCGAACTCGCCGACGCCTTCGCCGGCCGTGAGCCGCATTCACCGCCGACCTTTGGCGAGGTGGCAGACGTCATGGTCGAGCACGCTCGAATGCTGGTTGACTGTTTTGGCGAACACCAGGCCATGCTCTCTTTCCGCAAGCACGGCGGTTGGTATACCAGGGGTTTCCGGTCGAGCGCGCGCCTCCGGGATCGGTTGATGCGAGTCACGAGCGTCTCCGAGCTGAAAGGGGTGTTGGCCACCATCGATCGCAACGAACCTTTTACCGAAAAGGGCCATCTCGTTCGCCGCGGCAAACGCAGTGGAACCCAGAAGGTCATTCTCCCGGAAGGATTCTGGGACGATCTCGACGATCCTTCCCCTCCTGACGCCGAAGACGTAGTCTCCGGCGGCTGA
- a CDS encoding leucyl aminopeptidase, producing the protein MADLHQFRETPEEPLDCIYIFQSTESDPLSGLDFSAKERKSLRAKAKALNPRGEEGEMISGECPLDLAHRVTFVGIGKEQEITHAKMRETLNRVMRQATKNREYQIAIGVPVKVHGLTAAESRLFALREAAISDYTYDQFKSKKNEFEKIDGLHILPLVKESEEDLEECLKKVRLLRTSQQIARDLGNRPSNDLNPESFAQAAKEMAENIKGLRVTILGLKELQKEKMGGILGVCQGSEQEPRMIVIEHRPKKPKKSVVLVGKGVTFDAGGISLKPAAGMGWMKYDMCGAATVMGTMRAVADLDLPIKVVGLIPAVENMPSGTAIRPGDVLTTSSGKTVEVDNTDAEGRLILADALHYSARFNPDIVIDFATLTGACVVALGHEAAGMMGNDEDLLAELRKLGEQVGERVWPMPLYDEYVTYLKSEWADIKNVGGRWGGPVTAGTFLKQWVPEKVSWAHLDIAGVAYNEKEHNGLPKGASGFGVVLAATFLENLLK; encoded by the coding sequence ATGGCAGATCTTCATCAGTTTCGCGAAACCCCCGAAGAACCCCTCGATTGCATTTACATCTTCCAGAGCACCGAAAGCGATCCCCTCAGCGGGCTGGATTTCTCGGCCAAGGAACGGAAGTCCTTGAGGGCCAAGGCAAAGGCCCTCAATCCGCGCGGAGAAGAGGGGGAAATGATTTCGGGCGAGTGTCCGCTCGATCTCGCTCATCGGGTCACCTTCGTTGGCATCGGCAAGGAACAGGAGATCACGCACGCGAAGATGCGTGAAACCCTCAACCGGGTCATGCGTCAGGCAACAAAAAACCGCGAGTATCAGATCGCAATCGGCGTTCCGGTCAAGGTCCACGGCCTCACAGCGGCCGAATCGCGTCTCTTCGCGCTCCGCGAGGCCGCGATCTCCGATTACACCTACGACCAGTTCAAATCCAAGAAGAACGAGTTTGAGAAGATCGATGGCCTTCACATTCTTCCTCTCGTCAAGGAGTCCGAGGAAGATCTCGAAGAGTGCCTGAAAAAGGTCCGCCTCTTGAGAACATCCCAGCAAATCGCGAGGGATCTCGGTAACCGACCGTCCAATGATCTCAACCCCGAGAGCTTTGCCCAGGCGGCCAAGGAAATGGCCGAAAACATCAAGGGGCTACGGGTCACGATTCTCGGTTTGAAAGAGCTCCAGAAAGAGAAGATGGGCGGCATCCTCGGTGTCTGCCAGGGATCCGAGCAGGAGCCGCGGATGATCGTCATCGAGCACCGGCCGAAGAAACCGAAGAAATCCGTGGTGCTGGTCGGTAAGGGCGTGACATTCGACGCCGGCGGCATCTCACTCAAGCCTGCCGCCGGGATGGGCTGGATGAAGTACGACATGTGCGGCGCCGCCACCGTCATGGGCACCATGCGTGCAGTCGCCGATCTCGACCTGCCAATCAAGGTCGTCGGTCTGATTCCTGCGGTCGAAAACATGCCGTCGGGAACCGCGATCAGACCAGGAGACGTCCTCACGACCTCGAGCGGAAAGACGGTCGAGGTAGACAACACCGACGCCGAGGGCCGGCTGATCCTGGCTGACGCGCTGCACTACTCGGCGCGATTCAATCCTGACATCGTGATCGACTTTGCCACCCTTACCGGAGCTTGTGTCGTGGCGCTCGGCCACGAAGCCGCCGGCATGATGGGCAACGACGAGGATCTCCTCGCTGAGCTTCGCAAGCTCGGCGAGCAGGTCGGCGAGCGAGTGTGGCCGATGCCTCTTTACGATGAGTACGTCACCTACCTGAAGAGCGAGTGGGCAGACATCAAGAATGTCGGCGGACGCTGGGGTGGGCCGGTCACCGCCGGCACCTTCCTCAAGCAGTGGGTCCCCGAAAAGGTGAGCTGGGCACACCTCGATATCGCGGGCGTCGCTTACAACGAGAAGGAACACAATGGTCTGCCAAAAGGGGCGTCCGGCTTCGGAGTCGTGCTCGCAGCCACATTCCTCGAGAATCTGTTGAAATAG